From Sphingobacterium bambusae:
CATCATCAAAAGACAACGTAAAACGAGAAACCTGCGATTGCGAGGAATGTGGAACGTCTTCCAAAGATTTTTGCCGTCTTTTATAAGCGGGCTCATTCTCCAATTCCTGCAGACCATTGCTTGATTTCAATTTCATGCTCAATTCCTTCAAACGCAAGATACGTTCTTTCGTTTTCATCAATTGATCTTCAAAATCGATCTCTTTTGGCTCTGTGGGAACTGCAGGAGCCTCACTAAAGGTATTCCTTACAACAGGCGTTACCTCTGGTTCTGCATCTTTCTCATTTGCACCACTGTAAGCATCAAAAACAGAAGGAAGTTTAAATTCGAACATCGAGGGCGACGTCTTCAATTCAAATCCGCCGTTATTTTGTACCGGGACTTCTTCTTCTTGTTCAGGCTCATCAAAACTCAAGGTATGACGTATTACCTGTGGCTCTTCATTTTTCAAGATAGAAGAATGAATAGGCTTTGGCGAGGTGAACAGATCTACCTGTGGCTGTGCAGACATGCTTGTTGGCTCAACCGCGATGGAATTCTGCACAGGCTTAATATATGTTTGTTGGGTTGTTGCTGGCTCTTGCTTTGCAACAAACTGATTTTGAACCACTGGCTTAACAAACTGATTCGCTACAGGCTCAGGGGTTAAGGGTAACGCTATTTTTTCTTTTTCTTTCTCTTTTACGCGCTCTTCGGCTGTCTGAAAACCTGTGGCAATGATGGTTACGGACAGCTCGTCTTCAAAATTTTCATCGATACAATTACCCCAAATCAAATCTGCGGATAGGCCAGCTTTCTCTTGGATGTAATCTGTTACAATAGCAACTTCATCCATCGTTACTTCCTTCCTACCGGAGGTGATATTTAATAGAATATAACGTGCTCCTTCGATTTCGTTATCTTTCAATAATGGGGATGCCAACGCACCAGTAACCGCTTCAATAGCACGATTTTCGCCCGTAGCAATGGCATTACCCATGATAGCTACACCACTATCGTTCATCACGGTACGTACATCTTTGAAATCGACGTTGACATATCCAGGGATCGTGATAATTTCCGCAATACCTTTCGCTGCTGTCGTTAAAATATCGTCGGCTTTAGCAAACGCTGCCGTCATCGTCAAATTACCAAATATTTCACGCAAGCGATCATTGGAAATAACCAAATAGGAGTCAACATATTTGCGCAACTCTTCCAAACCTTCTTCAGCTTGAGAGCGGCGTCGTTTACCTTCGAACGTAAATGGAGTAGTGATGATCGCGACAGTAAGTATACCAAGCTCCTTTGCTGCTTTAGCCAACACCGGACTTGCACCAGTACCTGTTCCACCGCCCATTCCTGCTGTAATGAAAAGCATCTTCGTGTTGGTTCCCAACATACGCTTGATGTCTTCAATACTTTCAATAGCCGAATTCTCGCCTACATCTGGATCAGCACCGGCACCCATACCTTCTGTCAAACTCGCTCCCAACTGTACCTTATTCGGAATAGGACTCAACTCCAACGCCTGCGCATCCGTATTACAAACGATGAAATCTACACCACTAATCCCCTGCTTGTACATGTGGTTAACGGCATTGCCTCCGCCACCACCAACACCAATAACCTTGATTATCGATGATTGTTCCTTTAACATTTCAAATTGTATCGACATAAAATAACCCTATTTAACTCTTGCTAAACCACTTAGATAATCCCCCATAGGTTCAACAATTCCAATGTAATAATACCAAATTATTCACCATAGTTTTCCACAATTGTTAAATTGTGGAAAAAACCTCACTTGTGGAAAACTTACTTTTTCCCGATAAAAGTATCGTCATCTATTCCCGCATCATCCTTGATAAAATCGGAGAGGATTTTGGTGAACCAACTCTCTTTTTTACGCTTTTCTTCTGCGATTTCGGTAACCTTTTCTTTGCTCACTTTCTTCGTCACCATCTCCTGTTGAGTAGCCTCATCTTCCTCAATGGCTTGCACCCCTTTTATCAATAAACCGATCGAAGTAGCATACATCGGGCTTTTCAACTCCTCCAAGGCTTGCTTATTTAGCATTTCAGTCTTCGCCAAATATTCGTTCGGATAGCCGATGCGACAACCTATGCCGGTGATATACTCTACCAACTGCACCAAATGCTTCAACTGTGCACCGCCACCAGTGATAACGATGCCAGCAATCAAACGATCTTCATAGCCTGATGATTTGATTTCATAATATACGTGCTCAATGATTTCTTCCATCCGTGCCTGAATAATATAGGCTAGATTCTTAACCGAAATCTCTTTCGCTTCACGTCCACGGATACCGGGCACGCAGATTACCTCGTTATCTTTATTTTCATCGGCCAACGCAGATCCGTAACGAACTTTAAGTTGCTCCGCTTGGTTGCGCAACACCGAACAACCTTGTTTAATATCTTCTGTAACAATATTTCCGCCTAAAGGAATAACTGCCGTGTGGCGAATTATACCTTCATGGAAGATGGCTACATCCGTAGTACCGCCACCAATATCAACCAGCACAACACCAGCAGTTTTCTCTTCTTCGTCCAACACAGCTTCAGACGAGGCAAGAGGTTCCAATACCAACGAAGACACTTCAAGATCAGCATTATCCACACAGCGTTTGATATTACGGATATCCGTGACCCGGCCCGAGATGATATGGAAATTAGCTTCCACACGACGGCCCGCCATCCCGATAGGCTCTTTAATTCCCGGCTCGTTATCGATGGTAAATTCCTGCGGTAGTACATGGATAATCTCTTCCCCTGGAGGAAGCACCAACTTGTACATATCCGAGATCAATTGCTCTACATCTAATCGACCTACCTCATCGTAATCGCGCTTGGTAAGAATACCGCGGTGCTGAATACTTTTGATATGCTGTCCGGCGATACCTACGTTAACGACTTTAATATCCACATTCGATTGACCTTCCGCAATGGCGACGGCTTCCCGGATACTGCTTACGGTCTTTTGAATGTTGGCAACCACTCCGCGATTCACACCTGAAGACTCGGCTTTCCCCACCCCCAACAGCTCAATCTTCGTACTACCACTACGACGACCCACTGTCACGCAAATCTTCGTGGTTCCGATATCCAATCCTACGATGATCGGATTCTCCTTTTCGTTTTCTGCTAATCTTGGTTTCATATGCTGTGTATTTGTTGCTGTATATTACTATTACTGTGTTACTTAATTCATTTTCATTTTTGTCTGCAAGCTATCGAGTATCCACCCTTCTTTACGCTCACAGATGATCTGGCCATCATACTTTACATTTACTCTTTCATAGGCATCCGAGCCCACGCGCGGTAAAATATTTTTATAGAAAACGACCAGTCTTTCTAATTTTTCATCCAATTTCATGGCATTTCCCAACACCAATTGCTGATTACCCACTCGCGGGACAATTTCTATATCGCCAGCGTCATTGACATAAAGCTGCACAATCTGGTTGCTCCATAATGGATCTCCTTTCACATGCTCAACAATGGTCACCAAATCTTTGACCAATTTAGTTTCTATCGTGTCCAACGCTTTCTTATACCCTTCTTTAATGTTTCCATTCGCCACGAGCACATGTGGAACGTAACGTAATGTCACCGGCACCTTTGCTCCTTTGGTATCGATATAATATTCATTTCCGGCTCTATTGACAATCCGTAAGACAACCTCGCGTTGTTGGACAGAAATTTGGAGCACGCCGTCCATATCCACATATATTTCTGCCGCCGATACGTAAGGCAATTGCATCAATGCCTGCTCTATTTCTTCAATCGGAATCTGCAACAGTGTCTTCCCGACAACGCTACCGAACTTAGCCTTCACCAAGTCCGAAATGTCGTGCTGATCGATAAATGCCTCTTTGCCTTCTACCATCACACGCATCGCGGTGCACACCTGCGCATTATCCTTCTTTTTCACCAAGCTCATCAACATACCTACCCCGACCAGCGCAACGACCACCAAACAGGCGTAGCCTATTAGCCTCCAAGGTATATTGCGCAATGTGTTAAGCATGTTGTAACAATTCCTTTAAAGGCTTCACAAGTCTATCAATGTCGCCGGCACCAACCGTCACGACCAAGTCGGGTTTTTCCTCCTTCACGATATCCAATACCATTGCAGGGGTTACCAAGCGCTTATTCTCCAAGTCAATTTTATCCAGCAGCCATGCCGAGTTAACGCCTTCTATCGGCAACTCGCGCGCAGGATAGATATCCATCAACAGAAGCTCATCCGCCATTCCTAACACTTCAGCAAAGCCGTCGATAAAATCTCTTGTGCGGCTGAACAAATGCGGCTGAAAGATCACGGTTAGCTTTTTCGAAGGATACAGCTTTCTCATGGATTCCAAAAAGGCGCGCAACTCTTCCGGATGGTGTGCATAGTCATCGATGTATGTAGCGGTCGCTGTACGCACGATGTATTCAAAGCGGCGTTTTGCGCCGCGAAAAGAAGTTAGAGCCTGGCGAATAGCTGCCTCATCGATCTGCAATGCTAACGCTACGGTGATGGCTGCAACAGCATTTTCCACATTATGAAGACCGGGGATCCCTAGATGTAAATCCGCCAATGAAACATCATCCTTTCCGATATAATCGAAATAAAATTCACCAGATACTACGCGAATATTTTTAGCGTAAGCGTCGCACACCTCCTCTTTGGCATAGCTCAACGTCCCAGTGAATGGAAGACCTTTTTTTACGATCGACAAACCATCATCCACCACCCTCTCCAAAAACAAATTGAAAGAATCAATCAAATGTTGCTCATCACCATAAATATCCAAATGGTCAGCATCCGCCGAGGTTACGACCGCGATATTGGGGTGCAGGGTGAGGAACGAGCGATCATACTCATCCGCCTCAACCACTACGACATTATTCGCGCCGTACAATACATTGCTGTTATAATTCGAACTGATTCCACCGAGGAAAGCCGAGCAGTCATAGCCTGAATCTTTTAAAATGTGCGCAATCATTGTAGAAGTCGTTGTCTTACCATGTGTTCCTGCAACAGCAATCGTAAACCGACTCGCACTGATAATACCTAAAACCTCGGATCGCTTATACAGTGTAAATCCTCTATCTAGGAAAAAGTTTTTCAATCCCAGATCTTTTGGCACCGCAGGCGTAAAAATCAACAATGTTTCTGGAGACAGCACTTGGTAAGCATCGGGAATTAAAGACACATCGTCTTGATAGATCACCTCTATCCCCTCTTGCGCCAACGCTTGGGTCAAGTCCGTTTCCGTCTTGTCATAACCTTTCACCTCACAGCCCAAATGATGAAAGTAACGAGCTAAACCGCTCATACCAATTCCTCCGATTCCGAGGAGATAAACACGTTTTATATGATCGAGATTCATCATTTATCTAATTAATTTTAACACTTCTTTTGCTATTGTTTCATCAGCATCCAACATAGCTAGCTTGCTAATTTGCTCGCTTAGCTCAAAACACTTTGCCTCGTCGTTCGCCAAAGAAATAATGGTATCGACCAAATTTGTTCGCGCGCTGATGTCAGACACCAGTATAGCCGCATCTTTACTGACCAAGGCCTTTGCATTCTTTGTTTGATGATCCTCCGCAACGTTGGGCGAAGGCACCAAAATAACCGGCTTACCTACAGCACACAACTCAGATATCGTCCCCGCTCCAGCGCGCGAAACGACAAAATCCGCAGCAGCGTAGGCATAATCCATACGTTGTAGGAATGGAAGCAACACCACATTAGCAGGCAATCTATCGACTAACGTATTTTTCAGCGCCTCATAGTAATAGCTCCCACATTGCCAAATAACTTGAATGTCCTGCTCAACGAAACTATCTAAACCTGCAAGCACACAATCATTTAGTGTCTTGGCACCTAAACTGCCTCCGGTGACTAATAACGTCTTTTTCCCTTCTTGCAAGCCAAAGGACGCCAAACCCTCCCGTTCCCGACCTTCAATTTGCACGGAGGATCGACGAATGGGATTTCCTGTTAGCAAGATCTTCTGCGCTGGAAAAAACTTATCCATTCCCTCGTAAGCCACACAAATCTTGCTCGCTTTTCTTCCCAGCCGCTTATTTGTAACGCCCGCGTACGAGTTTTGCTCTTGAATCAGCGTAGGCAGACCTAAAGCATTTGCCATCATCAACAAAGGCCCCGAAGCGTAACCGCCAACACCAACTGCAACATCAGCCTTGAAAGACTTGATCAAGCGTCTCGCTTTAAGCAGGCTATCCAGCATCTTAAACGGCAACCCCAGATTTTTCACTAAGGACTTACGGTCGATACCTTGAATATCCAAGCCCACAATCTCATAACCAGCAGCAGGGACGCGCTCCATCTCCATGCGACCGTTTGCACCGACGAACAAGATCTCGACATCGGGTTGCAACCGTTTTAAGGCATTGGCAATCGCTATCGCCGGAAAGATATGTCCTCCAGTTCCACCACCGCTTATGATTACTTTGTGTGCCATAATGCTATTAAATTGTTCCTACAACCACTTTCTTCGGCTTCGGAACTTCATATAACTCTTCTTTATCCTTTAACTCTTCTATATTCCGGCTCACGCTGAGGATAATCCCAAGAGCAACGCTCGTGAACAAAATAGACGTACCTCCCATACTCACCAGTGGCAAAGGCACCCCCGTCACAGGACCTAAACCAACCGCAACAGCCATGTTTGCCAACGCTTGGATCGTCAAACTAAAACCTAAACCCGCCGCCAAGAAAGCACCGAATGCCCGTGGACTCAACGTCACGATACGTATACAGCGATACATCAATGCCATATATAGCAGCAGCAATATTGCGCCACCAAGGGTACCGTATTCTTCGATGATGATGGCAAAAATAAAATCAGAGTAAGGGTGTGGCAATAAATTACGTCCAACACTGTTGCCTGCACCTTTGCCAAAAAATTCGCCAGACGCAATTGTCATCTTTGCTAAATTCGCCTGGTAATTTTTATCCTCTTGAAACGACACGGTTCCCGTCGTTGCCTCCTCTGTCTTGAAAAATCCTTCAATACGACTAAAGTAGGTAGCACGCCGAGGACCGACCGAAATAACGATAAGACCCAGTAAACCAACGCCTAACGAAACGATAGCGATCTGCTTAAAAGAAATCCGTCCGATCAGCAACAATAGAATACTCGTTCCAAAAAGCATCAATGCTGTCGACAAGTTAGCCCAAGCGATCAACACAAATACCGCACAAACTGCCCCCATTATTGGCGCAAATGACTTCTTTACGTCTTTAATATCCTCCTGTTTACGCGATAACATCCGCGCCAAAAACGTGATAAGCGCAAGCTTGGCCAAATCCGAAGTTTGAAATGTCTGGTTGATAACCGGGATCGTAACCCAACGGCTAGCATCGTTCACTTTATTTCCGCCTATCAACGTAAACAGCAGTAGCGGAATGGTGATAATCATTAGCAACTTCGAGATGCCAGCATAGTAGCGATAATCCAGTTTATGGGACAAGTACATCAGGCCTATACCAATGGCGATGATCGAGAAATGCTTAAAAAGATAGAGCTCAGTACCTTTACCTTCCTTGTAAGCGAGCGTCCCTACAGAGCTATAAACAGCCAATAGCGACCAACCGGACAATACGATCACAATGATCCATATCCATTTATCTCCTTTTAATTTACTAAAAATCTGATCCATCACCGTATGCGTTTATTAAGCCTTACAATGCCATTACTGCTTCTTTAAATTTATCGCCTCTTTCTTCGTAGTTCTTGAACCAGTCAAAGCTTGCACAAGCCGGTGATAACAACACCGTATCGCCTTTTTTCGATAGGTGCGACGCCATCTCTACTGCTTCTTGCATCGAAGAGCTGTTCACAATAACATCCGTATCATCTTCAAAGGATTCATGAATGCGCACGGTATCTTTTCCAATGCACACAATCGCTTTTACCTTCGCTTTCACCAAGTCACGAAGCATCTCATAATCGTTCCCTTTATCCACACCTCCCATAATAAGGATAATGTCGGGAGAGAAGCTTTCCAGTGCATACCAAACCGAATTGACATTTGTCGCTTTCGAATCGTTGATATAGTTCACCCCTCCGATACAGGCCACATGCTCTAAGCGATGTTCAATATTGACATATGAACTCATACTTTCCTTCATCGTCTGGTTGCGCAACTCCATAGCTTTGGCAACCAAGCCCGACGCCATGTTATTGTAGACGTTATGTTTTCCCTGTAATGATAGTTCTTCAATATTCATCGCAAAAATTTCTTTGTTAGGTATGTTAATTACAATATTTTTATGTTCGTCCAAATAAGCACCTCGCTCTAGCACTTCCCTTTGCGTAAAAGGAAGGTGTAGTGCTTTCGTTTCATACAACGGCAGTGCTTTCGCCGTCTCTTCATCATCCAAGCAATAGATAAAATAATCTGCTTCCGTTTGATTGCGCACCATCCTAAATTTGGAGGCCACGTAATTCTCCAATCGATAATCGTAGCGATCCAAATGATCGGGCGTAATGTTCAGGATGACGGCAACATCAGCCCTAAATTGATACATATCGTCCAACATAAAGCTGGATATCTCTAGGACATATATGTCATAGTCTTCTCGAGCTACTTGAAGAGCAAAGCTTTTACCTATATTACCTGCCAATCCCACGTTCACGCCTGCCTTCTGCAACATGTAGTATGTCAGCATGGTCGTCGTCGATTTGCCGTTCGATCCCGTGATACAATACAGCTTAGCATCCGTATACTGAGCAGCAAACTCAATCTCTGAGATCACAGGCACATTAGATGCCTTCAGAGCTTTCACCAAAGGTGCTTTCTCCGGTATTCCTGGACTCTTCACCACGAGCTCCGCCTGCAAAATACGTTCTTCACTATGCTGCAGCTCCTCGAAAGCGATCCCTTCAGCCAACAATGTTGCCTTGTAGTGCTCTGCTATCGGTCCCTTGTCCGACACGAACACATCGAAGCCTTTATCTTTAGCCAATACAGCTGCGCCGACACCGCTTTCGCCCGCGCCCAACACCACTAAAAATCCCGATTGCGGATAATATGTCGTTGCTATATTGGGCATGTTACCTAGTTTTTAATGTGACAATTGTTACAATGGCCAAGATGATGGATACGATAAAGAAGCGCATAACAATCTTGGATTCATGATATCCTTTTTTCTGATAATGGTGGTGTAATGGAGACATTAGAAAAATACGCCTCCCTTCCCCATATTTCTTTTTTGTGTATTTGAAGTAGGAAACCTGCAGAATGACGGACACGTTCTCTAAAAGAAACACACCGCACAACACCGGTATCAGCAATTCCTTACGAATCAAAATAGCAAAAGCCGCTATGATACCACCAATTGCCAAACTTCCCGTATCTCCCATGAAAACTTGTGCTGGAAAGGCGTTGTACCACAAAAAACCAGTACAAGCTCCAACAAATGCTCCCGCAAAAATCACCAGTTCGCCAGAGTTCGGGATATACATGATATTGAGGTAGTCCGAGAAAATAACGTTACCCGACACATAGGCCAAAATAGCCAAGGTAATACCAATGATTGCAGAAGTACCAGTAGCCAATCCATCAATTCCATCGGTGATATTCGCACCATTTGAAACCGCGGTAACGATAAAAACAACTACCACGAGAAAAACAATAAACGTGACCAAACTACCTTTTAGACCAAACATGCTCAAAACCTTTGCATAGTCGAATTCATTGTTTTTATAAAAGGGGATATTCGTCTTCGTCGATTTCACATTCTCGGCATAATAACGCTCGCCCGTTTGCGTATCGGTCATGATTTGTACCGCACGTGTTGAGGTAGGATTTGTGACTTCTTGACGCGACACAATCTCGGGATGAAAATACATCGTAATTGCGATCAACGTCCCCAACCCAACCTGACCAATAACCTTGAAACGCCCTGCAAGACCCTCTTTGTTTTTCTTGAAGACCTTGATATAATCATCTAAAAATCCAATTGCACCCATCCAGACCGTCGTCACGATCATGATGATCACATAAATATTATCCAATTTAGCGAATAGCAATGTAGGAATAAGGATCCCCGCAATGATGATCAAACCACCCATGGTAGGTGTTCCGGCCTTTTGTTTCTCGCCTTCCAGCCCGAGGTCGCGAACAGTCTCTCCGACTTGCCTGTTATGCAAGGCGCGAATAAGCCGACCGCCATATACCGTGGTAATAATCAACGAAACAATAACAGCCATAGCCGTACGGAACGAGATGTACTGAAACAACCCTGCACCGGGAATATGCACATGTTCTTGTAGCCAGCTAAATAAATAATATAACATTCTTCTTTATTATTGTTCGTTAAACGTTTGTTCTAATATCTCCCTATCATCAAAATGATGACGCTGTCCATTTACCTCTTGGTATTTTTCATGGCCTTTTCCTGCTACCAAAATAATGTCGCCAGGCTGCGCCAAATGACAGGCCGCTCGTATAGCTTCTTGACGTTCAGCAATCGTGAAGACATTCTTCCGATCTTTTGCCGTTATTCCTGCTTCCATATCCCGAATTATAGCCGCGGGATCTTCCGTTCTCGGGTTGTCCGACGTAAGGATCACACGATCGCTCAAGCGCACCGCCACAGCGGCCATTTCTGGGCGCTTCGTTTTATCCCGATCGCCACCACAGCCCAAAACCGTAATAATTTGCTGGTTGCCTGCACGTAAGTCGCGGATTGTAGACAGCACATTTTCCACCGCATCCGGCGTATGCGCATAATCCACGATACCAGCTACACCATTTGCCGAACGCACCACCTCAAAACGCCCCTCTGCACCACTGATCTCACTCATCGCAGTCAGCACTTTCATGGTCTCCTGCTCTAACAAAATAGCAGCACCATACACCGCCAACAGATTATATGCATTGAAACCACCCACGAGTTTCACCCAAAGCTCATGCCCGTCGATATTCAATAGCATGCCATCAAAGTGGCTTTCCACAATACGAGCTTTGAAATCGGTCATATTTTTTAAACCGTAGCTCTTCTTGTGCGCGAAGGTATTTTGCAACATGACCGAACCATTTTTATCATCAATGTTAGTCAGTGCAAAAGCGTAGCGATCGAGGTCATCAAAAAATTTCTTCTTCGCTTTAATATAGTGATCAAAAGTTCCGTGAAAATCCAAATGATCATGGGTGATATTCGTAAAAATACCTCCAGCGAAACGCAAGCCGGCGATGCGTTGTTGCACAACAGCGTGCGAGCTCACTTCCATAAAGCAATAGTCACAGCCGTCATCCACCATATCTCTTAACAAAGCGTTCAAGGCTAATGGATCCGGTGTGGTATGCGTTGCGGGAATGATCCGCTCACCTATTTTATTTTGTACCGTAGAAATCAGTCCTACGTGGTATCCCAAGTTCTCAAAGAGATTAAAGAGTAAAGTAGCCACCGTAGTCTTACCATTGGTCCCGGTTACGCCGACAAGCTTCAACTCCTTCGAAGGATCTCCATAAAAATTAGTCGCCAATAAACCCAGCACGTAGGAAGTGTCGTCTACTAACACATAGGTAACATCCTCTTGCAATGCTTCAGGCAATTCTTCCAATACTAGGACGCTTGCACCAAGCTCCAGTGCCGTATCGATATACAAATGTCCGTCGGTATGCACGCCACGAACCGCCACAAACATGCTGCTTGCAACAACCTTCCGCGAGTCGAAACATATCGACTGTACATCCAACTCGAGCGATCCTTCGAGCTGCTGTACTGGAATAGCGTGTAATAATTCTTTCAGCTTCATATTTATCAATTCAGTGCCAATACAATTGGCGTACCTGCTTTCAATTTCACTCCAGCAACCAAGGATTGCGTTACTACTCTACCCCTTCCCGACACCTTGGTTTTAAATCCTGCATTCTCCATCGTAAAAACGGCATCCGAAAGCCCCATACCCAACACATTAGGAACGATTCCCTCTTTAATTTGCACCTCAACAAAAGGAACACCTTTTGCGGAAGAATCCGTAGGCTGTGCCAGCGCCGTCCAAGCTGTGGGATGAAAGCCCAAGGCCTCATAAACCGCATTAGAAGCTTCCTTCGAGCCTCCCAGTGTCAATGGCGTTTTTGCGCCGGCCACATTAACTTTTCGCGCAGCGAAGGTACCATGCAAGGAAAGATCATTTGCATATACCATATCCGCCAATTCTTTGAAGACAGGCCCCGCTATCGCCCCTCCATAATAACCTTTCCGCGGATTACGGATAACGACGATCATCGAGTACTTCGGGTTTTCTGCAGGAAAATAACCTGCGAAAGATGACTGGTATCGCCTTGCTCCATATCCTCTTGCCCCATCATTCATCTGTGCCGTTCCGGTCTTACCAGCCGAACTGTATAAAGGCGAGCTCAATTTTTTGCCGGTGCCTTCCGTCATCACCCCTTCCAACATGCCCTGCACCTTATCTATAGCCGTTTTTGATGCAATCTGCTTACTAATCACACGAGCTTGAAAACGTTCTACTGTGTTTC
This genomic window contains:
- a CDS encoding UDP-N-acetylmuramoyl-L-alanyl-D-glutamate--2,6-diaminopimelate ligase encodes the protein MKLKELLHAIPVQQLEGSLELDVQSICFDSRKVVASSMFVAVRGVHTDGHLYIDTALELGASVLVLEELPEALQEDVTYVLVDDTSYVLGLLATNFYGDPSKELKLVGVTGTNGKTTVATLLFNLFENLGYHVGLISTVQNKIGERIIPATHTTPDPLALNALLRDMVDDGCDYCFMEVSSHAVVQQRIAGLRFAGGIFTNITHDHLDFHGTFDHYIKAKKKFFDDLDRYAFALTNIDDKNGSVMLQNTFAHKKSYGLKNMTDFKARIVESHFDGMLLNIDGHELWVKLVGGFNAYNLLAVYGAAILLEQETMKVLTAMSEISGAEGRFEVVRSANGVAGIVDYAHTPDAVENVLSTIRDLRAGNQQIITVLGCGGDRDKTKRPEMAAVAVRLSDRVILTSDNPRTEDPAAIIRDMEAGITAKDRKNVFTIAERQEAIRAACHLAQPGDIILVAGKGHEKYQEVNGQRHHFDDREILEQTFNEQ
- the mraY gene encoding phospho-N-acetylmuramoyl-pentapeptide-transferase, whose amino-acid sequence is MLYYLFSWLQEHVHIPGAGLFQYISFRTAMAVIVSLIITTVYGGRLIRALHNRQVGETVRDLGLEGEKQKAGTPTMGGLIIIAGILIPTLLFAKLDNIYVIIMIVTTVWMGAIGFLDDYIKVFKKNKEGLAGRFKVIGQVGLGTLIAITMYFHPEIVSRQEVTNPTSTRAVQIMTDTQTGERYYAENVKSTKTNIPFYKNNEFDYAKVLSMFGLKGSLVTFIVFLVVVVFIVTAVSNGANITDGIDGLATGTSAIIGITLAILAYVSGNVIFSDYLNIMYIPNSGELVIFAGAFVGACTGFLWYNAFPAQVFMGDTGSLAIGGIIAAFAILIRKELLIPVLCGVFLLENVSVILQVSYFKYTKKKYGEGRRIFLMSPLHHHYQKKGYHESKIVMRFFIVSIILAIVTIVTLKTR